From one Bacteroides eggerthii genomic stretch:
- the mtgA gene encoding monofunctional biosynthetic peptidoglycan transglycosylase produces MKFSNPLRIIRNLLLFFFVSTTVMVVVYRFVPVYVTPLMVIRSVQQVFKGESPAWHHEWVPFDRISPHLPMAVIASEDNRFATHNGFDFIEIQKAMKENEKRKRKRGASTISQQTAKNVFLWPQSSWLRKGFEVYFTWMIELFWSKERIMTVYLNSIEMGKGIYGAQAAARYKFHTTAAKLSAGQCALIAATLPNPIRFDSAHPSSYILKRQGQILRLMKLVAKFPPEKTAVSKKKKK; encoded by the coding sequence ATGAAGTTTTCCAACCCCTTGCGGATAATCCGCAATCTGTTGCTCTTCTTCTTTGTATCCACTACTGTAATGGTAGTGGTTTATCGTTTTGTGCCGGTGTACGTCACGCCGTTGATGGTTATCCGAAGCGTGCAACAGGTTTTTAAAGGAGAAAGTCCCGCATGGCATCACGAGTGGGTGCCGTTCGACAGGATTTCTCCCCACCTGCCTATGGCCGTCATCGCATCCGAGGATAATCGCTTTGCCACCCACAACGGCTTCGACTTCATCGAAATACAGAAAGCCATGAAAGAGAACGAAAAGCGCAAGCGGAAACGCGGAGCAAGCACCATCAGCCAGCAGACGGCAAAGAACGTGTTCCTGTGGCCGCAATCCTCATGGCTCCGCAAGGGATTCGAAGTCTACTTCACATGGATGATAGAACTCTTCTGGTCTAAAGAACGGATAATGACGGTCTACCTCAACTCCATTGAAATGGGCAAAGGCATCTACGGGGCACAGGCAGCCGCCCGTTACAAGTTCCATACCACTGCCGCCAAGCTCTCTGCCGGCCAATGCGCACTGATTGCCGCAACATTGCCCAACCCCATACGCTTTGACTCCGCACACCCTTCGAGCTACATCCTGAAAAGACAGGGACAGATACTGCGGTTGATGAAGCTCGTAGCGAAATTCCCACCGGAAAAAACTGCGGTTTCCAAGAAAAAAAAGAAATAA
- a CDS encoding ABC transporter permease yields MMTRILAKGYLWLLLALLYSPILIIMIFSFTEAKVLGNWTGFSTKLYSSLFTGGMHHSLMNAIWNTFAIAMLAATASTALGSIAAIGIFNLRTRTRQVMNFANAIPMMNADIITGVSLFLLFVSFGISQGFTTVVLAHITFCTPYVVLSVMPRLKKMNQNVYEAALDLGATPFQALRKVILPEIFPGMISGFILAFTLSIDDFAVTIFTIGNEGLETLSTYIYADARKGGLTPELRPLSTIIFITVLVLLIVINKRAERAQKS; encoded by the coding sequence ATGATGACACGTATTCTTGCCAAAGGCTATCTGTGGCTGCTGCTTGCGCTGCTCTACTCGCCTATCCTTATCATTATGATCTTCTCCTTCACCGAAGCCAAGGTGCTGGGCAACTGGACGGGATTTTCCACCAAGCTGTACAGCTCCCTCTTTACGGGCGGCATGCACCACTCACTGATGAATGCCATTTGGAACACCTTTGCCATTGCCATGCTGGCAGCCACCGCATCGACGGCACTGGGCAGCATTGCGGCTATCGGCATCTTCAACCTGCGCACACGCACACGTCAGGTGATGAACTTTGCCAACGCCATTCCGATGATGAACGCCGACATCATTACGGGTGTGTCGCTGTTCCTGCTGTTCGTCAGCTTCGGCATATCGCAGGGATTCACAACGGTGGTACTGGCGCACATCACGTTCTGCACCCCCTACGTAGTGCTGAGCGTGATGCCCCGTCTGAAAAAGATGAACCAAAACGTGTACGAAGCCGCCCTCGACCTCGGCGCAACCCCGTTCCAGGCATTGCGCAAGGTCATCCTTCCGGAGATATTTCCGGGCATGATAAGCGGGTTCATCCTTGCCTTTACACTCTCCATCGACGACTTCGCAGTAACCATATTCACCATCGGGAACGAAGGACTGGAAACGCTCTCCACCTACATCTACGCCGATGCCCGCAAAGGCGGACTGACACCGGAGCTGCGCCCCCTCTCCACCATAATATTCATTACGGTGCTGGTGCTGCTGATCGTCATCAACAAACGCGCGGAACGTGCACAGAAGAGTTGA
- a CDS encoding OmpA family protein codes for MKKMKFTAFLLSGTILLGSCGTMNNTTKGGIIGGGSGAAAGAIIGGLFGKGKGAAIGAAVGAAVGTGAGVAIGHKMDKKAAEAAKIEGAQVEVVKDANNLDAVKVTFDSGILFAFNSSTLSNDAKASLRDLAKILKEDTTTDIAIIGHTDKVGTYEANMKVSKNRAYAVENYLQDCGVSPSQFKQVEGVGYNEYDESLSASQNRRVVIFMYASEQMIKNAEAGQS; via the coding sequence ATGAAAAAGATGAAATTTACAGCATTTTTGCTGAGCGGCACTATACTATTGGGTAGTTGCGGAACCATGAACAACACAACCAAAGGCGGAATCATTGGCGGCGGTTCGGGCGCAGCTGCAGGAGCCATAATCGGCGGCTTGTTCGGCAAGGGCAAAGGCGCGGCTATCGGTGCGGCAGTGGGCGCAGCCGTTGGTACGGGTGCCGGTGTGGCAATCGGCCACAAAATGGACAAAAAAGCTGCCGAAGCCGCCAAGATTGAAGGCGCACAGGTGGAAGTGGTGAAAGACGCCAACAACCTGGATGCCGTAAAGGTGACGTTCGACTCCGGTATCCTGTTTGCTTTCAACTCCTCAACGCTGAGCAACGACGCGAAGGCATCCCTGCGCGACTTGGCCAAGATTCTGAAAGAGGATACTACTACGGACATCGCCATCATCGGACATACGGACAAAGTAGGCACGTACGAAGCCAATATGAAGGTTTCCAAAAATCGCGCTTATGCCGTAGAAAACTATTTGCAGGACTGTGGCGTGTCTCCCTCACAATTCAAGCAAGTGGAAGGCGTGGGATACAATGAGTACGATGAGAGCCTCTCTGCCAGCCAGAACCGCAGGGTGGTAATCTTTATGTATGCCAGCGAACAGATGATTAAGAACGCTGAAGCCGGACAATCGTAA
- a CDS encoding lipocalin family protein, with the protein MKKFELKFWLSCVMMALCIGFTACSDDDEEGIAGDAKTLIVGTWESTWSKGYEIYEGEKEEWDEAYTEDVYTFKNDGSGTYKDVSGSTPYTEDFTWSISGNKLKITFNGYSDEATIKTLNGTTLVIIAQEKDENEEFYDEISFKKK; encoded by the coding sequence ATGAAAAAGTTTGAACTTAAATTTTGGCTGTCATGCGTAATGATGGCTTTGTGCATTGGCTTTACAGCTTGTAGTGATGACGACGAAGAAGGCATTGCCGGAGATGCCAAAACACTCATTGTAGGTACTTGGGAATCTACCTGGAGTAAAGGATATGAGATATACGAAGGTGAGAAAGAAGAATGGGACGAGGCCTATACCGAAGATGTGTACACCTTTAAGAACGACGGTAGCGGAACATACAAAGATGTATCAGGAAGCACTCCCTATACGGAGGACTTCACCTGGAGCATTTCCGGAAACAAACTTAAAATCACTTTCAACGGTTATAGCGATGAAGCTACCATCAAAACTCTGAACGGAACCACATTGGTAATCATTGCTCAGGAAAAGGATGAAAACGAAGAGTTTTATGACGAAATCAGTTTCAAGAAAAAATAA
- a CDS encoding ABC transporter substrate-binding protein, giving the protein MKRLTGILLLLCLALAAVSCKGSGEERSHVLKIYNWADYIDEDVLAEFPDWYKQQTGEDIRLVYQVFDINEIMLTKIERGHEDFDVVCPSEYIIERMLKKDLLLPIDRSFGKTPDYLPNISPYIRRELNKTSQPGRTTTDYAVPYMWGTAGILYNRSFITPDEAGSWHCLWNSKNKGKLLMKDSYRDAYGTAIIYAHARQLADSTVTVEQLMNDNSPEAIALAEKYLKALKPNISGWEADFGKEMMTKNKTWLNLTWSGDAVWAIDEAEAVGVDLAYEVPREGSNIWYDGWVIPKYARNPKAASYFINYLCQPEIALRNMDAIGYVSAVATPEIMEAKRDTSIETRSDLSYFFGEGMGADSLQINPVQYPDRKIVERCAMIRDFGDRTELVLEMWSRVKGDNLNTGIVLLIFSVFGALFVWLVYGKIRKYRQKQRHRRRRKGRPAI; this is encoded by the coding sequence ATGAAAAGACTGACAGGTATACTCCTTCTCCTCTGCCTTGCCCTTGCCGCCGTTTCGTGCAAAGGTTCAGGCGAAGAGCGCAGCCACGTACTGAAAATCTACAACTGGGCGGACTACATCGACGAAGACGTGCTTGCCGAATTCCCCGACTGGTACAAACAGCAGACAGGCGAGGACATCCGCCTTGTCTACCAAGTGTTCGACATCAACGAAATCATGCTCACCAAGATAGAACGCGGGCACGAAGACTTCGACGTGGTATGCCCCTCGGAGTACATCATCGAACGCATGCTGAAGAAAGACCTTCTCCTGCCCATCGACCGCAGCTTCGGCAAGACCCCGGACTATCTGCCCAACATTTCCCCCTACATCCGCCGGGAACTGAACAAGACCAGTCAGCCGGGACGCACCACCACAGACTATGCCGTACCCTATATGTGGGGCACAGCCGGCATACTCTACAACCGCAGCTTCATCACCCCCGACGAAGCCGGCAGTTGGCACTGCCTGTGGAACTCCAAGAACAAAGGCAAGCTCCTGATGAAAGACAGCTACCGCGACGCCTACGGAACCGCCATCATCTACGCCCACGCCCGCCAGCTTGCCGACAGCACCGTTACGGTGGAACAACTCATGAACGACAACTCCCCCGAAGCCATAGCCCTTGCCGAAAAGTACCTGAAAGCCCTGAAACCCAACATTTCCGGTTGGGAGGCCGATTTCGGCAAGGAGATGATGACCAAGAACAAAACATGGCTCAACCTCACCTGGAGCGGCGACGCCGTATGGGCAATTGACGAAGCCGAGGCCGTAGGCGTAGACCTTGCATACGAAGTGCCGCGCGAGGGCAGCAACATCTGGTACGACGGCTGGGTAATCCCCAAATACGCCCGGAATCCCAAGGCAGCCAGCTACTTCATCAACTACCTCTGCCAGCCCGAAATCGCCTTGCGCAATATGGACGCCATAGGCTACGTCAGCGCCGTTGCCACCCCCGAAATCATGGAAGCCAAACGGGATACTTCCATAGAAACACGCTCCGACCTCAGCTACTTCTTCGGTGAAGGCATGGGCGCGGACAGCCTGCAAATCAATCCCGTACAATATCCCGACAGGAAAATCGTGGAACGCTGCGCCATGATACGCGACTTCGGCGACCGCACCGAACTGGTTCTCGAAATGTGGAGCCGCGTGAAAGGCGACAACCTCAACACCGGCATCGTACTGCTGATATTCTCCGTATTCGGAGCACTGTTCGTTTGGCTGGTATACGGCAAGATACGCAAGTACCGGCAGAAGCAACGCCACCGCCGGAGGCGGAAGGGAAGGCCGGCGATTTAA
- the potA gene encoding polyamine ABC transporter ATP-binding protein, translated as MQKSDCIIGVEHVSKFFGDKAVLNDVNLSVRKGEFVTILGPSGCGKTTLLRLIAGFQTASEGVITIAGKDITQTPPHRRPVNTVFQKYALFPHLNVFNNIAFGLKLKKLPATTIEKKVKQALRMVGMTDYEDRDVDSLSGGQQQRVAIARAIVNEPEVLLLDEPLAALDLKMRKDMQMELKEMHQKLGITFVYVTHDQEEALTLSDTIVVMSEGKIQQTGTPIDIYNEPINSFVADFIGESNILNGVMLHDQLVSFCGHEFDCVDTGFGEQAQVDVVIRPEDIYIFDPSDAAQLTGTVTSSIFKGVHYEMLVQTREGYELMVQDYHCFEAGREVGLLVKPFDIHVMKKERTCNTFEGKLLDETHVEFLGCSFECSPVHDIRPETPVKVEVDFQNIILEDNEEDGRLTGEVKFILYKGNHYHLTVFTDWDEDIFVDTNDVWDDGDRVGIRIAPENIRITNH; from the coding sequence ATGCAAAAGTCCGATTGCATCATCGGTGTAGAGCACGTATCGAAATTCTTTGGAGATAAAGCCGTACTGAATGATGTGAATTTGTCTGTCCGTAAGGGCGAGTTTGTAACGATATTGGGACCGTCCGGTTGCGGAAAGACGACGTTGCTGCGTCTGATTGCAGGTTTCCAGACCGCTTCGGAAGGAGTGATTACCATTGCAGGGAAAGACATCACGCAGACCCCGCCCCACCGCCGTCCGGTGAACACAGTGTTCCAGAAGTATGCCCTGTTCCCGCACCTCAACGTATTCAACAACATTGCCTTCGGCCTCAAACTGAAGAAGCTCCCCGCCACCACCATCGAAAAGAAGGTGAAACAGGCGCTCCGCATGGTGGGCATGACCGACTATGAAGACCGCGACGTGGACTCCCTCTCCGGCGGACAGCAGCAGCGTGTGGCCATAGCCCGCGCCATCGTCAACGAACCCGAAGTGCTGCTCCTCGACGAGCCTCTTGCCGCCCTCGACCTGAAAATGCGCAAGGACATGCAAATGGAACTGAAAGAGATGCATCAGAAGCTGGGCATCACTTTCGTATACGTCACCCACGACCAGGAAGAAGCGCTCACGCTGAGCGACACGATTGTCGTCATGAGCGAGGGTAAGATACAGCAGACAGGCACCCCGATAGACATCTACAACGAACCTATCAACTCCTTTGTGGCCGACTTCATAGGCGAAAGCAACATCCTGAACGGCGTCATGTTGCACGACCAGCTCGTCAGCTTCTGCGGACATGAATTCGACTGCGTGGACACCGGTTTCGGCGAACAGGCACAGGTGGACGTCGTGATCCGTCCGGAAGACATCTACATCTTCGACCCCTCGGATGCGGCACAACTGACGGGAACCGTAACAAGTTCCATCTTCAAAGGCGTGCACTACGAGATGCTGGTGCAGACCCGCGAAGGCTACGAGCTGATGGTGCAGGACTACCACTGCTTCGAAGCCGGTCGTGAGGTGGGCTTGCTGGTGAAACCCTTCGACATCCACGTGATGAAGAAAGAACGCACCTGCAACACCTTCGAAGGCAAACTGCTGGACGAAACCCATGTGGAATTCCTGGGATGCAGCTTTGAGTGCAGCCCGGTGCACGACATCCGTCCGGAAACACCCGTAAAGGTGGAAGTGGACTTCCAGAACATCATCCTTGAGGACAACGAAGAGGACGGACGACTGACAGGCGAAGTGAAATTCATCCTCTACAAAGGCAACCACTATCATCTGACTGTGTTCACCGACTGGGACGAGGACATCTTCGTAGACACCAACGACGTATGGGACGACGGCGACAGAGTGGGAATACGAATAGCACCGGAGAATATACGAATCACTAACCACTAA
- a CDS encoding cytochrome d ubiquinol oxidase subunit II produces the protein MNTYIFLQQYWWFVVSLLGAILVFLLFVQGGNSLIFCLGKTEEQRKMIINSTGRKWEFTFTTLVTFGGAFFASFPLFYSTSFGGAYWLWMIILFTFVLQAVSYEFQSKAGNLLGKKAYRVFLVLNGVVGPVLLGGAVATFFTGSAFYINKGNIADTMMPVISSWANAGHGLDALLNPWNVVLGLAVFFLARILGSLYFINNISDADLVKRCRRALWGNTGLFLIFFLSFVIRTLLADGYAVNPENGEIFMEPYKYLTNFIEMPVVLVVFLIGVLAVLWGIIRTLWKPAFDKGIWFAGAGTVLTVLALLLVAGYNNTAYYPSTADLQSSLTLANSCSSQFTLRVMAYVSILVPFVLAYIFYAWRSIDRKKIDAKEMQDEGGHAY, from the coding sequence ATGAATACCTATATATTTCTTCAACAATACTGGTGGTTTGTAGTATCCCTGTTGGGCGCTATACTTGTTTTCCTGCTGTTCGTGCAGGGTGGCAATTCGTTGATATTCTGTTTGGGCAAGACGGAAGAGCAGCGCAAAATGATAATCAACTCTACGGGGCGTAAATGGGAGTTTACGTTCACTACGCTCGTAACGTTTGGCGGTGCTTTTTTTGCATCGTTTCCGTTGTTTTACAGCACGAGCTTCGGCGGTGCCTATTGGCTGTGGATGATAATCCTGTTTACTTTCGTGTTGCAGGCGGTCAGCTATGAGTTTCAGTCGAAGGCGGGTAACCTGCTGGGAAAGAAGGCATATCGTGTGTTCCTTGTGCTGAACGGAGTGGTGGGACCGGTGTTGCTGGGCGGTGCTGTGGCAACGTTCTTTACGGGGTCGGCGTTCTATATCAATAAAGGCAATATTGCAGATACGATGATGCCTGTCATCAGCAGTTGGGCCAATGCCGGTCATGGTCTGGACGCGTTGCTCAATCCTTGGAATGTGGTGCTGGGGCTGGCTGTGTTCTTCTTGGCGCGTATTCTCGGTTCGCTCTATTTCATCAATAATATCAGTGATGCCGATTTGGTGAAGCGTTGCCGTCGTGCGTTGTGGGGCAATACGGGCTTGTTCCTGATCTTTTTCCTGTCATTCGTCATCCGCACACTGCTTGCCGATGGCTATGCGGTGAATCCGGAGAACGGGGAGATCTTTATGGAGCCTTATAAGTATCTGACAAACTTCATCGAGATGCCTGTGGTGCTGGTTGTGTTCCTGATCGGTGTGCTTGCTGTGCTGTGGGGAATTATCCGTACGTTGTGGAAACCGGCTTTCGATAAAGGAATATGGTTTGCAGGTGCAGGTACGGTGCTTACGGTGTTGGCGTTGCTGCTTGTGGCAGGTTATAATAACACTGCCTATTATCCTTCCACCGCCGACCTGCAAAGCTCGCTTACATTGGCAAACAGCTGCTCCAGCCAGTTCACGCTGAGGGTGATGGCCTACGTGTCTATTCTGGTTCCCTTTGTGCTTGCATACATATTCTACGCATGGCGCAGCATTGACAGGAAGAAGATTGATGCGAAGGAGATGCAGGATGAAGGGGGACATGCTTATTGA
- a CDS encoding MATE family efflux transporter, translating into MLGAKNLTQGPINRQLFSLAMPIMATSFIQMAYSLTDMAWVGRLGSEAVAAVGAVGILTWMSGSIALLNKVGSEVSVAQSIGAQNRDDARAFASHNISIALLIAICWGGLLFVFARPIMSLFELEAHITANAVTYLRIVSTALPFVFLSAAFTGIYNASGRSKTPFYISGTGLVMNILLDPLFIFGFGWGTVGAALATWLSEAAVFLIFVYKLRRKDDLLGGFPFFVRLKRKYSRRIFKLGLPVATLNTLFAFVNMFLSRTAAEQGGHIGLMAFTTGGQIEAITWNTSQGFSTGLSAFIAQNYAAGQKTRVWQAWKTTLWMTGVFGTLCSLLFIFYGSEVFSIFVPEEAAYRTGGNFLRIDGYSQLFMMLEITMQGVFYGIGRTVPPAVVSIGCNYMRIPVALLLVEMGLGVDAIWWAVSSTTIVKGLILTGWFIFIKKKIL; encoded by the coding sequence GTGCTCGGAGCCAAAAATCTTACCCAAGGACCCATCAACCGCCAACTGTTCAGCTTGGCAATGCCCATTATGGCCACCTCCTTCATCCAAATGGCATACAGCCTGACGGATATGGCATGGGTGGGCCGTCTGGGCAGCGAAGCGGTGGCGGCAGTGGGCGCGGTGGGCATCCTCACGTGGATGTCAGGCTCTATCGCTCTGCTGAACAAAGTGGGGTCGGAAGTCAGTGTGGCACAGTCCATCGGGGCGCAGAACCGGGACGACGCGCGTGCGTTTGCCTCGCACAACATCAGCATCGCATTGCTCATCGCCATTTGCTGGGGCGGACTGCTGTTTGTTTTCGCCCGGCCCATTATGAGCCTTTTCGAACTGGAAGCACATATCACCGCCAACGCCGTCACCTACCTGCGCATTGTCTCGACAGCATTGCCCTTCGTCTTTCTCTCGGCTGCCTTTACGGGCATCTACAACGCTTCGGGACGCAGCAAGACACCGTTCTACATCAGCGGTACGGGACTTGTGATGAATATCCTGCTCGACCCTCTCTTCATCTTCGGGTTCGGCTGGGGAACCGTAGGGGCAGCGCTTGCCACGTGGCTGTCCGAAGCTGCCGTCTTCCTCATCTTTGTCTATAAGCTCCGGCGAAAGGACGACTTGCTCGGAGGATTTCCGTTTTTCGTCCGGCTCAAGAGGAAGTACAGCAGACGCATCTTCAAACTGGGACTGCCCGTTGCCACGCTGAACACACTGTTTGCCTTCGTCAACATGTTCCTCTCGCGCACTGCAGCCGAGCAAGGCGGGCACATCGGACTCATGGCATTCACCACCGGCGGACAAATAGAAGCTATCACCTGGAATACCTCACAGGGATTCTCTACGGGGCTCAGCGCCTTCATCGCACAGAATTATGCCGCCGGACAGAAAACGCGCGTGTGGCAGGCATGGAAAACGACGCTCTGGATGACAGGAGTGTTCGGCACGCTCTGCTCGCTGCTGTTCATCTTCTACGGCAGCGAGGTATTCTCCATTTTCGTGCCCGAAGAAGCAGCCTACCGCACTGGCGGCAATTTCCTGCGCATCGACGGCTACTCACAGTTGTTCATGATGCTGGAAATCACCATGCAGGGCGTATTCTACGGCATAGGACGCACCGTACCGCCGGCCGTTGTCAGCATCGGATGCAACTACATGCGCATTCCGGTGGCCCTGCTACTGGTAGAAATGGGTTTGGGAGTGGACGCCATTTGGTGGGCAGTGAGCAGCACCACCATCGTCAAGGGGCTGATTCTGACAGGATGGTTTATCTTTATTAAAAAGAAAATTCTCTAA
- the nagA gene encoding N-acetylglucosamine-6-phosphate deacetylase translates to MLTQIINGRIFTPQGWLNEGSVLIRDGKILEVTNCDLALIGARLIDAKGMYIVPGFVCMHAHGGSGHDFNECTEEAFRSIVQAHLKHGATSFYPTISSSPFSKLHQAAHVCERLMEEPDSPILGLHIEGPYLSRKMAGEQFAGQVKEIDEQEYRELVENTRCIRRWDASPELPGALEFAGYLREKGILAAISHTEAEYDDICAAYKAGFTHAAHFYNAMPGFHKRREYKYEGTVESVYLTDGMTIELIADGIHLPSTILKLAYKLKGVEHTCLVTDALSCAATEGKETSNPRYIIEDGVCKLADRSSLAGSIATMDVLVRTMTQAGIPLGDALRMASETPARIMGVYDRKGSLQKDKDADILIMDKELNIRAVWQAGKLVQESFLNYK, encoded by the coding sequence ATGCTTACTCAAATTATAAACGGGCGCATATTCACCCCGCAGGGCTGGCTGAATGAAGGTTCTGTCCTGATACGTGACGGAAAGATTCTTGAAGTGACCAACTGTGACCTCGCACTGATCGGTGCACGTCTCATTGATGCCAAAGGCATGTACATAGTGCCCGGTTTCGTGTGTATGCACGCCCATGGCGGCAGCGGACACGACTTCAACGAATGTACCGAGGAAGCATTCCGCAGCATCGTGCAGGCACACCTCAAGCATGGCGCCACAAGCTTCTACCCCACCATCTCCTCCTCCCCCTTCAGCAAGCTCCACCAAGCCGCCCATGTGTGCGAACGGCTCATGGAAGAACCGGACAGCCCCATACTCGGACTGCATATCGAAGGCCCTTACCTCAGCAGGAAAATGGCCGGCGAGCAGTTTGCCGGACAGGTGAAAGAGATTGACGAACAAGAATACAGGGAACTTGTGGAAAACACCCGCTGCATCCGCCGCTGGGACGCCTCTCCCGAACTGCCGGGAGCATTGGAGTTTGCCGGCTACCTGCGCGAAAAAGGCATACTGGCAGCCATATCCCACACCGAAGCCGAGTATGACGACATCTGCGCCGCCTACAAAGCCGGATTCACCCATGCCGCCCACTTCTACAACGCCATGCCGGGCTTCCACAAACGCCGCGAATACAAATACGAGGGCACAGTGGAAAGCGTCTACCTGACCGACGGCATGACCATCGAACTCATAGCCGACGGCATCCACCTGCCTTCCACCATCTTGAAACTGGCCTACAAACTGAAAGGCGTGGAGCACACCTGCCTCGTAACGGACGCCCTCTCCTGTGCCGCAACCGAAGGCAAGGAAACCAGCAACCCCCGCTACATCATCGAGGACGGCGTATGCAAACTCGCCGACCGTTCCTCACTGGCAGGCAGCATCGCCACAATGGACGTGCTGGTGCGCACCATGACACAGGCCGGCATCCCGCTGGGAGACGCACTGCGAATGGCTTCCGAAACTCCGGCACGCATCATGGGAGTGTACGACCGCAAAGGCTCCCTGCAAAAGGACAAAGACGCCGACATCCTGATTATGGACAAGGAACTGAACATACGCGCCGTATGGCAAGCGGGAAAACTGGTGCAGGAAAGCTTCCTGAACTATAAGTAG
- a CDS encoding ABC transporter permease: MRRRNWTLPYALFLLIFVIVPLLLIVLYAFTDAEGAFTLANFRKFMMHPEAMNTFIYSIGIAIITTLACLLLGYPAAYILSQKQFNTSQTMVVLFILPMWVNILIRTLATVALFDFLNLPLGEGALLFGMVYNFLPFMIYPIYNTLQKMDHSLIEAAQDLGATPLQIFGKVILPLSMPGIMSGIVMVFMPTVSTFAIAELLTMNNIKLFGTTVQENIYNGMWNYGAALSLIMLLLIGVTILFTNEEDSASNESGGVI, translated from the coding sequence ATGCGGCGGCGTAACTGGACACTACCCTACGCACTGTTCCTGCTGATATTTGTGATAGTGCCGTTGCTACTGATTGTGTTGTATGCCTTTACAGATGCCGAGGGAGCATTCACCCTTGCCAACTTCCGCAAGTTTATGATGCACCCCGAAGCGATGAACACCTTCATCTACTCCATCGGCATAGCCATCATCACCACGCTGGCGTGCCTGCTGCTGGGCTATCCGGCTGCCTATATCCTCAGTCAGAAGCAGTTCAACACCTCGCAGACCATGGTGGTGCTGTTCATCCTGCCCATGTGGGTGAACATACTGATACGCACGCTTGCCACAGTGGCGCTGTTCGACTTCCTGAACCTGCCGCTGGGCGAAGGCGCACTCCTGTTCGGCATGGTGTACAACTTCCTGCCGTTCATGATATACCCCATCTACAATACATTGCAGAAAATGGACCACAGCCTCATAGAAGCTGCCCAAGACCTCGGAGCCACCCCCTTGCAGATATTCGGCAAAGTGATCCTGCCCCTCTCCATGCCGGGCATCATGAGCGGCATCGTCATGGTGTTCATGCCTACGGTAAGCACCTTTGCCATTGCCGAACTGCTGACGATGAACAACATCAAGCTCTTCGGAACAACGGTGCAGGAGAACATATACAACGGAATGTGGAACTACGGTGCGGCCCTGTCGCTCATCATGCTGCTGCTGATAGGCGTCACCATCCTCTTCACGAACGAGGAGGACAGCGCATCCAATGAAAGCGGAGGTGTGATATGA